In a single window of the Drosophila albomicans strain 15112-1751.03 chromosome 3, ASM965048v2, whole genome shotgun sequence genome:
- the LOC117570412 gene encoding nucleolar protein 11-like, translated as MSKFLSYYNLVSIPDPAEFLGMSADKDVGNIIATLARNVVMIVNIRIPKTLRSWSMPEKLTAPVVYDPNSQKYVGVFGNHGLRLWDESTVDVSKCKKLKFPKSIAHVVYTEKEALVLYSDGGVAPLSKALASRKDQNEDKAKQLALVLSRTFSKPTVHTLPQGQQVLTYFDYRTATGELHVVRRSLHNNAKRSHNIKREGVRLTGHAVIEGDAGPQLMTIWSDKRIFMLPLAERAHESAPGQFVSMLSELNVESNLSLQGLSRNFAAIYGANYGQEGASLLVYNTQFKVVNAKQYFKVYLDFSRLFAHDEHILLAMGQNIAAVRYRTNDELLVDMLGSQMNETHLTPIELDHINEEESLETAIKFLGDKRVPNSTFSSLPMELPAVMQLAHADGKLVPFESPDIMQQELNDLIKQHVDGELVQVDNGLDEVNITLMRNYFDAGPQNLAVQSIVRQLERSGAGEQEITEKLLTLFIKTQNSEHVLMCVRRYTNISEHMLAWCLRYALDNTPTALTNGNTMETDEDVSPAPSANNELLNAVLSCSFNSVAIEKYLKERLEVSHVQRLLQHLYVLATEPNALLEERPNQDATSLGSLSTEIQAIRWVSALMTSHVTLLTISKDQQLLNLLEQWSDLLDLYRNLLGPLSTVMPLLSHIIALRKRRNPFSRNWYNIERIKLY; from the exons ATGTCTAAATTCTTATCATATTACAATCTGGTGTCCATACCGGATCCTGCCGAGTTTCTGGGCATGTCGGCAGACAAAGATGTCGGCAATATAATTGCAACTTTGGCTCGCAATGTTGTCATGATTGTGAAT ATCAGAATACCAAAGACGCTACGCAGTTGGTCGATGCCAGAAAAACTTACTGCACCAGTGGTATACGATCCAAATAGCCAGAAATACGTAGGAGTTTTTGGTAACCACGGTCTCCGTCTCTGGGATGAGAGCACCGTTGATGTATCCAAGTGCAAAAAGCTTAAGTTTCCCAAGAGCATCGCTCATGTAGTCTATACAGAGAAAGAGGCTCTGGTGCTGTACAGCGACGGTGGCGTCGCTCCCCTATCAAAAGCATTGGCGTCGCGAAAAGATCAGAATGAGGACAAAGCTAAGCAATTAGCGCTTGTGCTTAGCAGAACGTTCAGCAAGCCAACTGTGCACACTTTGCCCCAAGGACAGCAAGTGCTCACCTATTTTGATTATCGAACAGCAACGGGCGAATTGCACGTTGTGCGGCGCTCCTTGCATAATAATGCAAAACGTAGCCATAACATAAAAAGAGAAGGCGTTCGCCTTACTGGACATGCTGTAATTGAGGGCGATGCTGGCCCCCAGCTGATGACAATTT GGTCCGACAAGCGTATATTTATGCTGCCCCTCGCCGAACGTGCGCATGAAAGTGCCCCAGGACAATTTGTGTCTATGCTCTCCGAACTAAATGTAGAGAGCAATTTGTCGCTGCAAGGATTGTCACGCAACTTTGCGGCTATCTATGGTGCCAATTATGGGCAAGAGGGTGCCTCGCTGCTGGTTTACAACACACAATTTAAGGTGGTCAATGCCAAGCAAtactttaaagtatatttggaCTTTTCACGTTTGTTTGCCCACGACGAACACATTCTGCTGGCCATGGGTCAAAATATTGCTGCCGTACGCTATCGCACCAATGATGAACTGCTGGTGGATATGCTTGGTTCGCAGATGAACGAAACGCATTTGACGCCCATTGAGTTAGATCACATCAACGAAGAGGAATCCCTAGAGACTGCTATTAAATTTCTTGGCGATAAGCGAGTTCCAAATTCCACGTTTAGCTCGTTACCAATGGAGCTACCAGCTGTGATGCAGCTGGCTCACGCAGATGGAAAACTAGTTCCATTTGAATCGCCTGACATAATGCAGCAGGAACTAAACGATCTCATCAAACAGCATGTCGATGGCGAACTGGTACAAGTCGATAATGGACTCGATGAAGTTAATATTACCCTTATGCGCAACTACTTTGATGCTGGACCACAGAATCTGGCTGTGCAGTCAATAGTTAGACAATTGGAACGAAGTGGTGCGGGAGAACAGGAAATTACCGAGAAACTCTTAACGTTGTTcattaaaacacaaaactctGAGCATGTGCTAATGTGTGTGCGCCGTTACACTAACATCTCAGAGCACATGCTAGCTTGGTGTCTACGTTATGCCCTAGACAACACACCCACCGCTTTAACTAATGGCAATACTATGGAAACGGACGAAGATGTGAGCCCAGCACCGTCAGCCAATAATGAGCTACTTAATGCGGTGCTTTCATGCAGTTTCAACTCAGTTGCCATAGAAAAGTATCTAAAAGAGCGCCTGGAAGTTTCGCATGTCCAGCGACTGTTGCAGCATTTGTATGTGCTTGCCACTGAGCCGAATGCGCTGCTCGAGGAGCGACCCAATCAAGATGCCACCTCATTGGGAAGTCTGTCTACAGAAATTCAAGCTATTCGATGGGTTAGCGCCTTAATGACTTCACACGTTACCCTCTTGACCATCTCCAAGGATCAGCAGCTATTGAATTTGCTAGAGCAGTGGTCAGATTTGCTTGATCTTTATAGGAACCTCTTAGGACCCCTATCAACTGTTATGCCACTCCTAAGTCATATAATAGCTTTGAGGAAAAGACGAAATCCATTCTCCAGAAATTGGTATAACATTGAAAGAATAAAACTGTACTAA